A single region of the Stigmatopora argus isolate UIUO_Sarg chromosome 6, RoL_Sarg_1.0, whole genome shotgun sequence genome encodes:
- the pfkfb4b gene encoding 6-phosphofructo-2-kinase/fructose-2,6-bisphosphatase 4b isoform X2 — protein sequence MRGSFRPRNPRDGAVCMTNCPTLIVTVGLPARGKTYISKKLTRYLNWIGVPTKEFNVGQYRRDCVKIYKSFEFFSPDNEEGLKIRRHCAMAALNDIRQYLSVEGGQVAVFDATNTTRERRGAIVKFAEQNGFKVFFVESVCEDPDVIAQNIVQVKLGNPDYIHCDTQEAIEDFMKRIKCYESTYQPLDEVLDREMPYIKIMDVGRRYLVNRVQDHIQSRIVYYLMNIHITPRSIYLSRHGESDLNIKGRIGGDSALSGRGKEYAKCLRKYIQEQNIKDLKVWTSQMKRTIQTAECLGVPYEQWKSLNEIDAGVCEEMMYEEIQEHYPLEFALRDQDKYRYRYPKGESYEDLVQRLEPVIMELERQENVLVVCHQAVMRCLLAYFLDKTAVELPYLKCPLHTVLKLTPLAYGCKVESVYLGVDAVNTHRERPEVRNRTTTTRVSPCPAPWPPFVFTQSSQPGGRHALRNFVLSRPSRRIYLQSYTQISTELLKFFLYIFYTCNLFNYFFSPVLYCFHCECKLDVFSSAQTPIMISVSLHVHFLYVFLSLYWNFAAE from the exons TATGCATGACCAACTGCCCCACCCTCATCGTGACGGTCGGCCTTCCGGCGCGAGGGAAGACCTACATCTCAAAGAAGCTCACACGCTACTTAAACTGGATCGGAGTGCCAACCAAAG AGTTCAATGTCGGGCAGTACCGCAGGGATTGTGTGAAGATCTACAAATCCTTTGAGTTTTTCAGTCCAGATAATGAAGAGGGCTTAAAAATCAGACG TCACTGTGCAATGGCAGCTCTTAATGACATTCGGCAGTACCTGAGCGTAGAAGGAGGCCAAGTGGCC GTATTTGACGCCACCAACACGACGAGAGAAAGACGGGGGGCCATCGTCAAGTTTGCAGAACAAAACGGCTTCAAA GTGTTCTTCGTTGAGTCCGTGTGTGAAGACCCGGACGTTATCGCGCAAAACATTGTG CAAGTCAAGCTGGGCAACCCGGACTACATCCACTGTGACACTCAGGAGGCCATTGAGGACTTCATGAAGAGGATTAAGTGTTACGAGTCGACTTATCAGCCTCTGGATGAGGTTTTGGACAG GGAGATGCCCTACATAAAGATCATGGACGTGGGCCGCCGTTACTTGGTGAACCGCGTGCAAGACCATATCCAGAGCCGAATTGTCTATTACCTGATGAACATCCACATCACGCCGCGCTCCATTTACTTGAGTAGGCACGGCGAGAGCGATCTCAACATCAAGGGCCGCATCGGAGGCGACTCGGCCTTGTCGGGGCGGGGTAAAGAG tACGCCAAGTGTCTGAGGAAGTACATCCAGGAGCAGAACATCAAGGATTTGAAGGTATGGACCAGCCAGATGAAGAGAACCATACAGACGGCGGAATGTCTCGGAGTTCCCTACGAACAGTGGAAATCTCTGAACGAGATCGACGCC GGCGTGTGTGAGGAAATGATGTATGAAGAGATCCAAGAGCATTACCCCCTGGAGTTTGCACTGAGAGACCAGGATAAATATCGTTACCGCTATCCCAAAGGAGAG TCGTACGAAGACCTGGTGCAGCGTCTGGAGCCTGTCATCATGGAGCTGGAGAGGCAGGAAAACGTTCTGGTGGTTTGCCACCAAGCCGTCATGCGCTGCCTTCTCGCTTACTTCCTAGACAAGACCGCAG TTGAGTTGCCTTATCTGAAGTGCCCCTTGCACACAGTGTTGAAGTTGACGCCGTTGGCTTACG GATGCAAAGTGGAGTCCGTCTATTTAGGCGTGGATGCTGTGAACACACACAGAGAGCGACCGGAGGTACGTAACCGGACTACTACAACTAGAGTGAGTCCTTGCCCCGCCCCCTGGCCGCCATTTGTTTTTACACAGTCATCTCAACCTGGAGGACGCCACGCTCTCCGCAACTTCGTCCTTTCTCGTCCATCACGACGCATCTACCTCCAGTCTTACACTCAAATTTCCACAGAGctattgaagttttttttatatatattttatacatgtAACCTCTTTAATTACTTTTTCAGTCCTGTTCTATATTGTTTTCATTGTGAATGTAAACTAGATGTTTTTTCATCAGCACAAACTCCAATCATGATCAGTGTTAGTCTACATGTAcattttttgtatgtatttttatcatTGTATTGGAATTTTGCAGCCGAATAA
- the pfkfb4b gene encoding 6-phosphofructo-2-kinase/fructose-2,6-bisphosphatase 4b isoform X1, which produces MLDNAEYLVDACPKELTQNPLRKIWLPGKSGHIKHRRVCMTNCPTLIVTVGLPARGKTYISKKLTRYLNWIGVPTKEFNVGQYRRDCVKIYKSFEFFSPDNEEGLKIRRHCAMAALNDIRQYLSVEGGQVAVFDATNTTRERRGAIVKFAEQNGFKVFFVESVCEDPDVIAQNIVQVKLGNPDYIHCDTQEAIEDFMKRIKCYESTYQPLDEVLDREMPYIKIMDVGRRYLVNRVQDHIQSRIVYYLMNIHITPRSIYLSRHGESDLNIKGRIGGDSALSGRGKEYAKCLRKYIQEQNIKDLKVWTSQMKRTIQTAECLGVPYEQWKSLNEIDAGVCEEMMYEEIQEHYPLEFALRDQDKYRYRYPKGESYEDLVQRLEPVIMELERQENVLVVCHQAVMRCLLAYFLDKTAVELPYLKCPLHTVLKLTPLAYGCKVESVYLGVDAVNTHRERPEVRNRTTTTRVSPCPAPWPPFVFTQSSQPGGRHALRNFVLSRPSRRIYLQSYTQISTELLKFFLYIFYTCNLFNYFFSPVLYCFHCECKLDVFSSAQTPIMISVSLHVHFLYVFLSLYWNFAAE; this is translated from the exons TATGCATGACCAACTGCCCCACCCTCATCGTGACGGTCGGCCTTCCGGCGCGAGGGAAGACCTACATCTCAAAGAAGCTCACACGCTACTTAAACTGGATCGGAGTGCCAACCAAAG AGTTCAATGTCGGGCAGTACCGCAGGGATTGTGTGAAGATCTACAAATCCTTTGAGTTTTTCAGTCCAGATAATGAAGAGGGCTTAAAAATCAGACG TCACTGTGCAATGGCAGCTCTTAATGACATTCGGCAGTACCTGAGCGTAGAAGGAGGCCAAGTGGCC GTATTTGACGCCACCAACACGACGAGAGAAAGACGGGGGGCCATCGTCAAGTTTGCAGAACAAAACGGCTTCAAA GTGTTCTTCGTTGAGTCCGTGTGTGAAGACCCGGACGTTATCGCGCAAAACATTGTG CAAGTCAAGCTGGGCAACCCGGACTACATCCACTGTGACACTCAGGAGGCCATTGAGGACTTCATGAAGAGGATTAAGTGTTACGAGTCGACTTATCAGCCTCTGGATGAGGTTTTGGACAG GGAGATGCCCTACATAAAGATCATGGACGTGGGCCGCCGTTACTTGGTGAACCGCGTGCAAGACCATATCCAGAGCCGAATTGTCTATTACCTGATGAACATCCACATCACGCCGCGCTCCATTTACTTGAGTAGGCACGGCGAGAGCGATCTCAACATCAAGGGCCGCATCGGAGGCGACTCGGCCTTGTCGGGGCGGGGTAAAGAG tACGCCAAGTGTCTGAGGAAGTACATCCAGGAGCAGAACATCAAGGATTTGAAGGTATGGACCAGCCAGATGAAGAGAACCATACAGACGGCGGAATGTCTCGGAGTTCCCTACGAACAGTGGAAATCTCTGAACGAGATCGACGCC GGCGTGTGTGAGGAAATGATGTATGAAGAGATCCAAGAGCATTACCCCCTGGAGTTTGCACTGAGAGACCAGGATAAATATCGTTACCGCTATCCCAAAGGAGAG TCGTACGAAGACCTGGTGCAGCGTCTGGAGCCTGTCATCATGGAGCTGGAGAGGCAGGAAAACGTTCTGGTGGTTTGCCACCAAGCCGTCATGCGCTGCCTTCTCGCTTACTTCCTAGACAAGACCGCAG TTGAGTTGCCTTATCTGAAGTGCCCCTTGCACACAGTGTTGAAGTTGACGCCGTTGGCTTACG GATGCAAAGTGGAGTCCGTCTATTTAGGCGTGGATGCTGTGAACACACACAGAGAGCGACCGGAGGTACGTAACCGGACTACTACAACTAGAGTGAGTCCTTGCCCCGCCCCCTGGCCGCCATTTGTTTTTACACAGTCATCTCAACCTGGAGGACGCCACGCTCTCCGCAACTTCGTCCTTTCTCGTCCATCACGACGCATCTACCTCCAGTCTTACACTCAAATTTCCACAGAGctattgaagttttttttatatatattttatacatgtAACCTCTTTAATTACTTTTTCAGTCCTGTTCTATATTGTTTTCATTGTGAATGTAAACTAGATGTTTTTTCATCAGCACAAACTCCAATCATGATCAGTGTTAGTCTACATGTAcattttttgtatgtatttttatcatTGTATTGGAATTTTGCAGCCGAATAA
- the pfkfb4b gene encoding 6-phosphofructo-2-kinase/fructose-2,6-bisphosphatase 4b isoform X3 produces MLDNAEYLVDACPKELTQNPLRKIWLPGKSGHIKHRRVCMTNCPTLIVTVGLPARGKTYISKKLTRYLNWIGVPTKEFNVGQYRRDCVKIYKSFEFFSPDNEEGLKIRRHCAMAALNDIRQYLSVEGGQVAVFDATNTTRERRGAIVKFAEQNGFKVFFVESVCEDPDVIAQNIVQVKLGNPDYIHCDTQEAIEDFMKRIKCYESTYQPLDEVLDREMPYIKIMDVGRRYLVNRVQDHIQSRIVYYLMNIHITPRSIYLSRHGESDLNIKGRIGGDSALSGRGKEYAKCLRKYIQEQNIKDLKVWTSQMKRTIQTAECLGVPYEQWKSLNEIDAGVCEEMMYEEIQEHYPLEFALRDQDKYRYRYPKGESYEDLVQRLEPVIMELERQENVLVVCHQAVMRCLLAYFLDKTAVELPYLKCPLHTVLKLTPLAYGCKVESVYLGVDAVNTHRERPESHLNLEDATLSATSSFLVHHDASTSSLTLKFPQSY; encoded by the exons TATGCATGACCAACTGCCCCACCCTCATCGTGACGGTCGGCCTTCCGGCGCGAGGGAAGACCTACATCTCAAAGAAGCTCACACGCTACTTAAACTGGATCGGAGTGCCAACCAAAG AGTTCAATGTCGGGCAGTACCGCAGGGATTGTGTGAAGATCTACAAATCCTTTGAGTTTTTCAGTCCAGATAATGAAGAGGGCTTAAAAATCAGACG TCACTGTGCAATGGCAGCTCTTAATGACATTCGGCAGTACCTGAGCGTAGAAGGAGGCCAAGTGGCC GTATTTGACGCCACCAACACGACGAGAGAAAGACGGGGGGCCATCGTCAAGTTTGCAGAACAAAACGGCTTCAAA GTGTTCTTCGTTGAGTCCGTGTGTGAAGACCCGGACGTTATCGCGCAAAACATTGTG CAAGTCAAGCTGGGCAACCCGGACTACATCCACTGTGACACTCAGGAGGCCATTGAGGACTTCATGAAGAGGATTAAGTGTTACGAGTCGACTTATCAGCCTCTGGATGAGGTTTTGGACAG GGAGATGCCCTACATAAAGATCATGGACGTGGGCCGCCGTTACTTGGTGAACCGCGTGCAAGACCATATCCAGAGCCGAATTGTCTATTACCTGATGAACATCCACATCACGCCGCGCTCCATTTACTTGAGTAGGCACGGCGAGAGCGATCTCAACATCAAGGGCCGCATCGGAGGCGACTCGGCCTTGTCGGGGCGGGGTAAAGAG tACGCCAAGTGTCTGAGGAAGTACATCCAGGAGCAGAACATCAAGGATTTGAAGGTATGGACCAGCCAGATGAAGAGAACCATACAGACGGCGGAATGTCTCGGAGTTCCCTACGAACAGTGGAAATCTCTGAACGAGATCGACGCC GGCGTGTGTGAGGAAATGATGTATGAAGAGATCCAAGAGCATTACCCCCTGGAGTTTGCACTGAGAGACCAGGATAAATATCGTTACCGCTATCCCAAAGGAGAG TCGTACGAAGACCTGGTGCAGCGTCTGGAGCCTGTCATCATGGAGCTGGAGAGGCAGGAAAACGTTCTGGTGGTTTGCCACCAAGCCGTCATGCGCTGCCTTCTCGCTTACTTCCTAGACAAGACCGCAG TTGAGTTGCCTTATCTGAAGTGCCCCTTGCACACAGTGTTGAAGTTGACGCCGTTGGCTTACG GATGCAAAGTGGAGTCCGTCTATTTAGGCGTGGATGCTGTGAACACACACAGAGAGCGACCGGAG AGTCATCTCAACCTGGAGGACGCCACGCTCTCCGCAACTTCGTCCTTTCTCGTCCATCACGACGCATCTACCTCCAGTCTTACACTCAAATTTCCACAGAGctattga
- the pfkfb4b gene encoding 6-phosphofructo-2-kinase/fructose-2,6-bisphosphatase 4b isoform X4, translating into MLDNAEYLVDACPKELTQNPLRKIWLPGKSGHIKHRRVCMTNCPTLIVTVGLPARGKTYISKKLTRYLNWIGVPTKEFNVGQYRRDCVKIYKSFEFFSPDNEEGLKIRRHCAMAALNDIRQYLSVEGGQVAVFDATNTTRERRGAIVKFAEQNGFKVFFVESVCEDPDVIAQNIVQVKLGNPDYIHCDTQEAIEDFMKRIKCYESTYQPLDEVLDREMPYIKIMDVGRRYLVNRVQDHIQSRIVYYLMNIHITPRSIYLSRHGESDLNIKGRIGGDSALSGRGKEYAKCLRKYIQEQNIKDLKVWTSQMKRTIQTAECLGVPYEQWKSLNEIDAGVCEEMMYEEIQEHYPLEFALRDQDKYRYRYPKGESYEDLVQRLEPVIMELERQENVLVVCHQAVMRCLLAYFLDKTAVELPYLKCPLHTVLKLTPLAYGCKVESVYLGVDAVNTHRERPENVNVQRSTDAALRTVPTHF; encoded by the exons TATGCATGACCAACTGCCCCACCCTCATCGTGACGGTCGGCCTTCCGGCGCGAGGGAAGACCTACATCTCAAAGAAGCTCACACGCTACTTAAACTGGATCGGAGTGCCAACCAAAG AGTTCAATGTCGGGCAGTACCGCAGGGATTGTGTGAAGATCTACAAATCCTTTGAGTTTTTCAGTCCAGATAATGAAGAGGGCTTAAAAATCAGACG TCACTGTGCAATGGCAGCTCTTAATGACATTCGGCAGTACCTGAGCGTAGAAGGAGGCCAAGTGGCC GTATTTGACGCCACCAACACGACGAGAGAAAGACGGGGGGCCATCGTCAAGTTTGCAGAACAAAACGGCTTCAAA GTGTTCTTCGTTGAGTCCGTGTGTGAAGACCCGGACGTTATCGCGCAAAACATTGTG CAAGTCAAGCTGGGCAACCCGGACTACATCCACTGTGACACTCAGGAGGCCATTGAGGACTTCATGAAGAGGATTAAGTGTTACGAGTCGACTTATCAGCCTCTGGATGAGGTTTTGGACAG GGAGATGCCCTACATAAAGATCATGGACGTGGGCCGCCGTTACTTGGTGAACCGCGTGCAAGACCATATCCAGAGCCGAATTGTCTATTACCTGATGAACATCCACATCACGCCGCGCTCCATTTACTTGAGTAGGCACGGCGAGAGCGATCTCAACATCAAGGGCCGCATCGGAGGCGACTCGGCCTTGTCGGGGCGGGGTAAAGAG tACGCCAAGTGTCTGAGGAAGTACATCCAGGAGCAGAACATCAAGGATTTGAAGGTATGGACCAGCCAGATGAAGAGAACCATACAGACGGCGGAATGTCTCGGAGTTCCCTACGAACAGTGGAAATCTCTGAACGAGATCGACGCC GGCGTGTGTGAGGAAATGATGTATGAAGAGATCCAAGAGCATTACCCCCTGGAGTTTGCACTGAGAGACCAGGATAAATATCGTTACCGCTATCCCAAAGGAGAG TCGTACGAAGACCTGGTGCAGCGTCTGGAGCCTGTCATCATGGAGCTGGAGAGGCAGGAAAACGTTCTGGTGGTTTGCCACCAAGCCGTCATGCGCTGCCTTCTCGCTTACTTCCTAGACAAGACCGCAG TTGAGTTGCCTTATCTGAAGTGCCCCTTGCACACAGTGTTGAAGTTGACGCCGTTGGCTTACG GATGCAAAGTGGAGTCCGTCTATTTAGGCGTGGATGCTGTGAACACACACAGAGAGCGACCGGAG AATGTCAATGTGCAGCGTAGCACGGACGCCGCTCTGAGAACCGTGCCGACGCATTTCTGA
- the arpc4 gene encoding actin-related protein 2/3 complex subunit 4 translates to MTATLRPYLNAVRATLQAALCLENFSSQVVERHNKPEVEVRSSKELLLQPVVISRNDKEKVLIEGSINSVRVSIAVKQADEIEKILCHKFMRFMMMRAENFFILRRKPVEGYDISFLITNFHTEQMYKHKLVDFVIHFMEEIDKEISEMKLSVNARARIVAEEFLKNF, encoded by the exons ATG ACGGCCACTTTGCGGCCCTACCTGAACGCCGTGCGAGCCACCCTTCAGGCTGCCCTCTGCTTGGAGAACTTCTCGTCTCAGGTGGTGGAGAGACACAACAAGCCCGAGGTAGAAGTGcg GAGCAGCAAAGAACTTTTGCTCCAGCCCGTCGTCATAAGCCGCAACGACAAGGAGAAAGTTCTCATCGAGGGCTCCATAAACTCAGTCAGAGTCAGCATCGCCGTTAAGcag GCGGACGAGATCGAGAAGATTCTGTGCCATAAGTTCATGCGCTTCATGATGATGAGGGCTGAGAACTTCTTCATCTTGAGGAGGAAGCCAGTGGAG GGTTACGACATCAGCTTCCTGATCACCAACTTCCACACGGAGCAGATGTACAAGCACAAGCTCGTTGACTTTGTCATTCACTTTATGGAAGAGATCGACAAGGAAATCAGCGAGATGAAACTGTCCGTCAATGCCAGAGCTCGCATTGTCGCCGAGGAATTCCTAAAAAAT ttctgA
- the LOC144075982 gene encoding ras-related protein rab7-like — MTSRKKVLLKVIILGDSGVGKTSLMNQYVNKKFSNQYKATIGADFLTKEVMVDDRLVTMQIWDTAGQERFQSLGVAFYRGADCCVLVFDVTAPNTFKTLDSWRDEFLIQASPRDPENFPFVVLGNKIDLENRQVTTKRAQAWCQSKNNIPYFETSAKEAINVEQAFQTIARNALKQESEVEPYNDFPEPIKLDRHDRAKASAETCSC, encoded by the exons ATGACCTCCAGGAAGAAAGTTCTGTTGAAGGTCATCATCCTGGGAGATTCTGG TGTTGGAAAGACCTCCCTCATGAACCAGtatgtgaacaagaaattcagtaaCCAATACAAGGCTACAATAGGCGCAGACTTCCTTACCAAGGAGGTGATGGTGGATGATCGGCTTGTTACCATGCAG ATCTGGGATACGGCAGGCCAGGAAAGGTTCCAATCGCTAGGCGTGGCCTTCTACCGTGGAGCCGACTGCTGCGTTCTGGTGTTCGACGTGACTGCACCCAACACCTTCAAGACATTGGACAGCTGGAGAGATGAGTTCCTGATCCAGGCCAGCCCCCGAGACCCCGAGAACTTCCCTTTTGTAGTGCTCGGCAACAAGATCGACTTGGAAAACAGACAG GTAACCACCAAACGGGCACAGGCCTGGTGTCAGAGTAAGAACAATATTCCGTACTTTGAGACCAGTGCCAAAGAAGCCATTAATGTGGAGCAGGCATTCCAGACAATCGCACGTAACGCCCTCAAACAG GAGAGTGAGGTGGAGCCGTATAATGACTTCCCAGAGCCCATAAAACTGGATCGGCATGACCGAGCGAAGGCCTCAGCAGAAACCTGCAGCTGCTGA